The Halobacterium sp. CBA1132 genome has a segment encoding these proteins:
- a CDS encoding lipopolysaccharide biosynthesis protein, which translates to MSGAQDDDIPEEERDALLTIVHGAVVTSGGVSAQRALITASEFVLARGLGPVAYGVYALAWRIAQLLSRLVTFGSVPTLQRYLPAYEDDPAGQSRATGLAYATTLGVGVLIAAGVWVLAPWINGQTVAHPEFPATMRLFGVFVVLLGLVMVYAATFRAGGSARGEVLFNKLLRPAARLAGAVGALALGHSVVGVAGAFLACLFVVVAAGYPITSRVTGIRPSLRGARKEARQFYDHALPVAMSSLGKVFQNRVDVLLVGALLTAVAAGVYNVVLVLISIAWIPLLSFNQLLPPVASRLYAEDDTATLNAVYSSVTRLIVTSVVPILAVQLVFGRELLGLFGETYVRGYVPLTVYLGGVFVGSAVGATGWLLMMTDHQYARMALDWLLAVLNVALTYLFVREFGLVGAALGTSLAIAVQNGIQVVLLRRFEGLWPFDTTFLRPLVAGAAMAAVLAGVRAAVGGLLAVPLGVLVGLPVYVGTLHVLGVDPRDRFVVRELAARYREALGEKLAR; encoded by the coding sequence ATGAGCGGCGCGCAGGACGACGACATCCCCGAGGAGGAACGCGACGCGCTACTCACGATCGTCCACGGCGCCGTCGTCACGTCAGGCGGCGTCTCCGCCCAGCGCGCGCTGATTACGGCCTCGGAGTTCGTGCTCGCGCGCGGCCTCGGCCCCGTCGCGTACGGCGTGTACGCGCTCGCGTGGCGCATCGCCCAACTGCTCTCCCGGCTCGTCACGTTCGGCAGCGTGCCGACGCTCCAGCGCTACCTCCCCGCCTACGAGGACGACCCTGCGGGTCAGTCTCGCGCGACGGGGCTCGCGTACGCAACCACGCTCGGCGTCGGCGTGCTCATCGCGGCGGGGGTCTGGGTGCTCGCACCGTGGATAAACGGCCAGACGGTCGCCCACCCCGAGTTCCCGGCGACGATGCGGCTGTTCGGCGTCTTCGTCGTCCTCCTCGGCCTCGTGATGGTGTACGCCGCGACCTTCCGCGCCGGCGGCTCCGCGCGCGGCGAAGTCCTGTTCAACAAGCTCCTCCGTCCCGCCGCCCGACTCGCCGGCGCCGTCGGCGCGCTCGCGCTCGGGCACTCCGTCGTCGGCGTCGCAGGGGCGTTCCTCGCCTGTCTGTTCGTCGTGGTCGCCGCCGGCTACCCAATCACGTCCCGCGTCACCGGTATCCGACCGTCACTGCGCGGCGCCCGCAAGGAAGCCCGACAGTTCTACGACCACGCGCTCCCGGTCGCGATGAGCAGCCTCGGGAAGGTGTTCCAGAACCGCGTCGACGTCCTCCTCGTCGGCGCGCTCCTGACCGCGGTCGCGGCCGGCGTCTACAACGTCGTGCTCGTGTTGATTTCCATCGCGTGGATTCCGCTGCTGTCGTTCAACCAACTGCTGCCGCCCGTCGCCTCCCGGCTCTACGCGGAAGACGACACCGCGACGCTGAACGCCGTCTACTCGTCGGTCACGCGGCTCATCGTCACCAGCGTCGTCCCGATTCTCGCCGTCCAACTGGTGTTCGGTCGCGAACTCCTCGGGCTGTTCGGGGAGACCTACGTGCGCGGGTACGTCCCGCTGACGGTCTACCTCGGCGGCGTCTTCGTCGGGAGCGCCGTCGGCGCGACCGGCTGGCTGCTGATGATGACCGACCACCAGTACGCCCGCATGGCCCTCGACTGGCTGCTCGCCGTGCTGAACGTCGCGCTCACGTACCTGTTCGTCCGCGAGTTCGGCCTCGTCGGCGCCGCGCTCGGCACGTCGCTGGCTATCGCCGTCCAGAACGGCATCCAAGTCGTGTTGCTCCGGCGCTTCGAGGGCCTGTGGCCGTTCGATACGACCTTCCTCCGACCGCTCGTCGCCGGCGCCGCGATGGCCGCCGTCCTCGCCGGCGTTCGCGCCGCAGTCGGTGGTCTGCTCGCCGTCCCACTCGGTGTGCTCGTCGGCCTCCCGGTCTACGTCGGTACTCTCCACGTACTCGGTGTCGACCCCCGCGACCGCTTCGTCGTCCGCGAACTCGCCGCCCGCTACCGCGAGGCGCTCGGCGAGAAACTGGCGCGTTGA
- a CDS encoding DUF2298 domain-containing protein, giving the protein MEYGVVLRWWLLYQALLVVGLPFAARLLPDAPDRGASLAVPTAVVLLAVPTLWVGQLAFGLWVVVGVAAALVAASAWLARGGVDVPKRPLAEVVAVFTVAFLFLIAIRAAADGVHPYGGEKFLDFGLLQSLLRADRLPPQDFWFAGERVVYYYGGHLIASMLALLSGTSGRFAYDPALAGFYAMAVTAAYGLASTITAARFEDSEAVPGSTALGVAAVVFVALLVTLGVPWYYLAVPAAFAAAVFAGSTRVRAGILAAFVYGFASNLVTPVRLLAGTYDVVRQAVVAAGIKSNRAPSISPAEFDMWHASRVVETGINEFPLFAYLNGDLHAHMMSVAVLFLAVGVGLAYSRTPESSRRRRLALLFGAFPVTAAMILTVNTWSFPAVAGVAMLSVALADADPRTLLPESFAARAERSTRTARELQRVLFGVGVALAVAVLGLVVAGPFVSNVLLAGASNQHPAAFPVPTKLGAFLLVHGLFLVAFGAYLVSRVARDASDWAAAGLAALAAVLLAASFDPVIAGVRVGVVGVMLAGPLLVGAWLLRRRDAVGFEGVLVVAGAGLVVIIEYVYLADAASYERYNTIFKVYAQVWALWSVPAGVALAALAARTPDASRVRSVGGTALAVLLVVSASIYGGFALANHADNADDATLDAFEYVNDQRPGEAAAIEWLNDKPGQPHIVSAPGTTLYSWQNPASSLTGIPTVAGWSHAGNYHSDEAYRTRVSDVGVVYETSEATSRAIILRKHDVRYIWVGPVERERYNVRVTDAEPGVSVAFDNENVTVYEVEQSELVER; this is encoded by the coding sequence ATGGAGTACGGCGTCGTCTTGAGGTGGTGGCTGCTCTACCAAGCGCTGTTGGTGGTCGGGCTGCCGTTCGCCGCGCGACTACTGCCGGACGCGCCCGACCGCGGCGCATCGCTGGCCGTCCCAACGGCCGTGGTGTTGCTGGCGGTGCCGACGCTGTGGGTCGGCCAACTCGCGTTCGGGCTGTGGGTCGTCGTCGGCGTCGCGGCGGCGCTTGTCGCGGCGTCGGCGTGGCTGGCGCGCGGCGGCGTCGACGTGCCCAAGCGCCCGCTCGCGGAGGTCGTCGCGGTGTTCACCGTGGCGTTCCTGTTCCTGATTGCGATTCGCGCGGCGGCCGACGGCGTCCACCCCTACGGCGGCGAGAAGTTCCTCGACTTCGGGCTGCTGCAGAGTCTGCTGCGCGCGGACCGCCTCCCGCCGCAGGACTTCTGGTTCGCGGGCGAGCGCGTCGTCTACTACTACGGCGGCCACCTGATCGCGTCGATGCTCGCGTTGCTGTCCGGGACGAGCGGCCGGTTCGCGTACGACCCGGCGCTAGCGGGGTTCTACGCGATGGCCGTGACCGCTGCGTACGGGCTCGCGAGCACGATTACTGCCGCTCGGTTCGAGGATAGCGAGGCGGTTCCGGGGTCGACGGCGCTCGGCGTCGCGGCCGTCGTGTTCGTCGCGTTGCTCGTCACGCTGGGCGTGCCGTGGTACTACCTCGCCGTGCCTGCGGCGTTCGCGGCCGCCGTGTTCGCGGGGTCGACGCGGGTTCGCGCGGGGATTCTGGCGGCGTTCGTCTACGGGTTCGCGAGCAACCTCGTGACGCCGGTGCGCCTGCTCGCGGGCACCTACGACGTGGTGCGGCAGGCGGTCGTCGCGGCGGGCATCAAGTCGAATCGCGCGCCGTCGATTTCGCCCGCGGAGTTCGACATGTGGCACGCGAGCCGCGTGGTGGAGACGGGTATCAACGAGTTCCCGCTGTTCGCGTACCTGAACGGCGACCTGCACGCGCACATGATGAGCGTCGCCGTGCTGTTCCTCGCAGTCGGCGTCGGACTGGCGTATTCGCGAACCCCCGAGTCGTCGCGAAGGCGCCGACTCGCGTTGCTGTTCGGCGCGTTCCCGGTGACGGCGGCGATGATTCTCACCGTGAACACGTGGAGTTTCCCCGCCGTCGCGGGCGTGGCGATGCTGAGCGTCGCGCTCGCGGACGCCGACCCGCGGACGCTGCTGCCCGAGTCGTTCGCCGCGCGAGCCGAGCGCTCGACTCGGACTGCGCGGGAACTCCAGCGCGTTCTCTTCGGTGTGGGCGTCGCACTCGCAGTCGCCGTGCTGGGACTGGTCGTCGCAGGGCCGTTCGTCAGCAATGTCCTGCTCGCGGGCGCGAGCAACCAGCATCCCGCGGCGTTCCCCGTGCCGACGAAACTCGGCGCGTTCCTCCTCGTCCACGGCCTGTTCCTCGTGGCGTTCGGCGCGTACCTCGTCTCCCGAGTCGCCCGTGACGCCTCGGACTGGGCGGCCGCCGGCCTCGCTGCACTTGCCGCGGTCTTGCTCGCGGCGTCGTTCGACCCCGTGATTGCGGGGGTGCGCGTCGGCGTCGTCGGCGTGATGCTCGCCGGCCCGCTACTCGTGGGCGCATGGCTGCTGCGGCGCCGGGACGCGGTCGGCTTCGAGGGCGTGCTCGTCGTCGCAGGCGCGGGCCTCGTCGTCATCATCGAGTACGTCTACCTCGCTGACGCCGCGTCCTACGAGCGCTACAACACGATTTTCAAGGTGTACGCGCAGGTGTGGGCGCTGTGGTCGGTGCCCGCCGGCGTCGCGCTCGCCGCTCTCGCCGCGCGCACGCCCGACGCGTCCCGCGTGCGGTCCGTCGGCGGCACCGCACTCGCCGTCCTGCTGGTCGTGTCGGCGTCCATCTACGGCGGGTTCGCGCTCGCCAACCACGCCGACAACGCGGACGACGCGACCCTCGACGCCTTCGAGTACGTCAACGACCAGCGCCCCGGCGAGGCCGCCGCTATCGAGTGGCTGAACGACAAACCGGGGCAACCACACATCGTCTCCGCGCCGGGGACGACGCTGTACTCGTGGCAGAATCCGGCGTCCAGTCTCACGGGCATCCCGACGGTCGCTGGCTGGTCGCACGCCGGCAACTACCACAGCGACGAGGCCTACCGGACGCGCGTCAGCGACGTGGGCGTCGTCTACGAGACCAGCGAAGCCACGTCGCGGGCGATCATCCTGCGGAAACACGACGTGCGCTACATCTGGGTCGGACCCGTGGAGCGCGAACGCTACAACGTGCGCGTCACCGACGCGGAACCCGGCGTCAGCGTCGCGTTCGACAACGAGAACGTGACCGTCTACGAGGTCGAGCAGTCGGAACTCGTCGAGCGGTGA
- a CDS encoding HAH_0734 family protein: MKRLIIHGDPGVRRDGVIEYDGEEKVLFQVTRNGDWHGPDEVQLWCVVGDEDELEDYEKRNFVPHWLDVDTVDADDVTVHKRAGDLAV, translated from the coding sequence ATGAAGCGACTCATCATCCACGGCGACCCCGGCGTGCGCCGTGACGGCGTCATCGAGTACGACGGCGAGGAGAAAGTCCTCTTCCAGGTGACGCGCAACGGCGACTGGCACGGCCCCGACGAGGTCCAGCTGTGGTGTGTCGTCGGCGACGAGGACGAACTCGAAGACTACGAGAAGCGCAACTTCGTCCCGCACTGGCTCGACGTCGACACCGTCGACGCCGACGACGTCACCGTCCACAAGCGCGCCGGCGACCTCGCGGTTTAG
- a CDS encoding 50S ribosomal protein L44e, with protein MEMPRRFNSYCPHCDEHNQIEVEKVRTGRSSGMKWDARRTKRANASIGNHGRFSKVPVGNKPTKKTDLKYRCNECGNAHLREGWRTGRLVFQD; from the coding sequence ATGGAGATGCCACGCCGATTCAACAGCTACTGCCCGCACTGTGACGAACACAACCAAATCGAGGTCGAGAAAGTCCGTACCGGCCGTTCCTCCGGCATGAAGTGGGACGCTCGCCGCACCAAGCGCGCGAACGCCTCCATCGGGAACCACGGCCGCTTCTCGAAGGTGCCGGTCGGCAACAAGCCGACGAAGAAGACGGACCTCAAGTACCGCTGCAACGAGTGCGGTAACGCTCACCTCCGCGAGGGATGGCGCACCGGCCGTCTCGTCTTCCAGGACTAA
- a CDS encoding 30S ribosomal protein S27e: MSGGFFKVECPDCENEQIVFGKASSEVACAVCGTTLARPTGGEAEFTGEVVETVEAR, encoded by the coding sequence ATGTCGGGAGGATTCTTCAAAGTCGAGTGTCCGGATTGTGAGAACGAGCAAATCGTCTTCGGTAAGGCCTCCTCGGAGGTCGCCTGTGCCGTCTGCGGAACGACGCTCGCGCGTCCGACCGGCGGCGAGGCGGAGTTCACCGGTGAGGTCGTCGAGACTGTCGAGGCGAGATGA
- a CDS encoding translation initiation factor IF-2 subunit alpha, whose translation MKYVGWPEEGELVVGKVDDIEDFGVFVDLEEYEDKRGLVHVSEVASGWIKNVRDHVNEDQTVVAKVLDVDESAQQIDLSLKDVNDHQRSDKIQEWKNEQKADKWLTLAFGEDMDDDQFRRIANGLLSEFGSLYEGFEQAAIHGYEALESTDLDDDEQDAIVETARENVSVPYVTVTGYVTLTSPDDDGVDDVKEALQAAEGNGEVPDEADLDVTYVGAPEYRIRVQAPNYKTAEDQLEAAGARAVEEIDAQGGDGNFHRERQLEEE comes from the coding sequence ATGAAGTACGTCGGCTGGCCCGAGGAGGGCGAACTCGTCGTCGGCAAGGTCGACGACATCGAGGACTTCGGCGTGTTCGTCGACCTCGAAGAGTACGAGGACAAGCGCGGCCTCGTACACGTCAGCGAAGTGGCCAGCGGCTGGATCAAGAACGTTCGCGACCACGTCAACGAGGACCAGACTGTCGTCGCGAAGGTGCTGGACGTCGACGAGTCCGCCCAGCAGATCGACCTCTCGCTGAAGGACGTCAACGACCACCAGCGGTCGGACAAGATTCAGGAGTGGAAGAACGAGCAGAAGGCCGACAAGTGGCTGACGCTGGCGTTCGGCGAGGACATGGACGACGACCAGTTCCGCCGCATCGCGAACGGACTCCTCTCGGAGTTCGGCAGCCTCTACGAGGGGTTCGAGCAGGCCGCGATTCACGGCTACGAGGCCCTCGAATCGACTGACCTCGACGACGACGAGCAGGACGCAATCGTCGAGACCGCACGCGAGAACGTCTCCGTGCCGTACGTCACGGTGACGGGGTACGTGACGCTGACGTCGCCGGACGACGACGGCGTCGACGACGTGAAGGAGGCCCTGCAGGCCGCCGAGGGCAACGGCGAGGTGCCCGACGAGGCCGACCTCGACGTGACGTACGTCGGCGCGCCCGAGTACCGGATTCGAGTGCAGGCGCCGAACTACAAGACCGCCGAGGACCAGCTGGAAGCCGCCGGCGCCCGCGCCGTCGAGGAGATCGACGCGCAGGGCGGCGACGGGAACTTCCACCGCGAGCGCCAGCTCGAAGAGGAATGA
- a CDS encoding RNA-protein complex protein Nop10, which produces MKSDIRVCSAWRERHDRPVYTLSAECPDCGADAVNSAPAPFDPEDPHGRYRRALKERSRP; this is translated from the coding sequence ATGAAGTCCGACATCCGGGTGTGTTCGGCGTGGCGCGAGCGCCACGACCGCCCGGTGTACACGCTTTCTGCGGAGTGTCCCGATTGCGGCGCCGACGCCGTCAACAGCGCGCCGGCGCCGTTCGACCCGGAGGACCCTCACGGGCGGTACCGACGCGCTCTTAAGGAACGCAGCCGCCCCTAG
- a CDS encoding proteasome assembly chaperone family protein: MDEIDIAWESEPELDDPVFVEGLPGVGHVGKLVAEHVVEEADSELVARVHSEHFPPQVTVGDDSVAALANAEIHAVDTEGRDLLVLTGDHQAQDNTGNYRVTEAFLDVAEEFDASELYALGGVPTGELVEEHDVIGAVSDADLKERLEAAGVEFRSEEPAGGIVGSSGLLLGLGGRRGFDAACLMGETSGYLVDPKAAKAVLAVLEDMLGFDVDEEALDDRAEEMEEVVSRLREMEEGPSPGGEEDLRYIG, from the coding sequence ATGGACGAAATCGACATCGCGTGGGAATCCGAGCCGGAGCTGGACGACCCCGTGTTCGTCGAAGGACTGCCCGGCGTCGGGCACGTCGGGAAACTCGTCGCCGAGCACGTCGTCGAGGAGGCGGACAGCGAACTCGTCGCACGCGTGCACAGCGAGCACTTCCCGCCGCAGGTCACCGTCGGGGACGACAGCGTCGCGGCGCTCGCGAACGCCGAGATTCACGCCGTCGACACGGAGGGCCGCGACCTCCTCGTGCTCACGGGCGACCACCAAGCGCAGGACAACACCGGGAACTACCGCGTCACGGAGGCATTCCTCGACGTCGCCGAGGAGTTCGACGCGAGCGAACTGTACGCGCTCGGCGGCGTCCCCACCGGGGAACTCGTCGAGGAGCACGACGTCATCGGCGCCGTCTCGGACGCCGACCTGAAAGAGCGCCTCGAAGCGGCCGGCGTGGAGTTCCGCAGCGAGGAGCCGGCGGGCGGCATCGTCGGTTCCAGCGGCCTGCTGCTCGGACTGGGCGGCCGCCGCGGCTTCGACGCCGCCTGCCTGATGGGCGAGACGTCGGGCTACCTCGTGGACCCGAAGGCGGCGAAGGCCGTGCTCGCGGTGCTCGAAGATATGCTCGGCTTCGACGTCGACGAGGAAGCCCTCGACGACCGCGCCGAGGAGATGGAGGAGGTCGTCAGCCGCCTCCGCGAGATGGAGGAGGGCCCGAGCCCCGGCGGTGAGGAAGACCTCCGGTACATCGGCTGA
- a CDS encoding metallophosphoesterase, whose product MSDTPSWLAFGERAAYLPEADALVLADVHVGRDAASDVALPLGERADLVERLDALLREFEPSSVVVAGDLLHVRETVPEGVRETVDAIVAAVDDAGATLSVVRGNHDTMLDAVDIDAEDSVVLADGTAVWHGHDDPPVDARRYVVGHEHPAVEIEGARHPCFLYGPQQHEGSDVVVLPAFTRLAPGTLVNGLRRDDSLSSMLSDPSGFRPVVVSEGETLAFPALGEFRGLL is encoded by the coding sequence GTGAGCGATACTCCGTCGTGGCTGGCGTTCGGCGAGCGCGCCGCGTACCTGCCGGAGGCGGACGCGCTCGTGCTCGCTGATGTCCACGTCGGTCGGGACGCTGCTTCCGACGTGGCGCTGCCGCTCGGGGAGCGCGCGGACCTCGTGGAGCGCCTCGACGCCCTCCTCAGAGAGTTCGAGCCGTCGTCGGTCGTCGTCGCGGGCGACCTTCTGCACGTCCGCGAGACCGTTCCAGAGGGCGTCCGCGAGACTGTCGACGCTATCGTGGCCGCCGTCGACGACGCTGGAGCGACGCTTTCTGTCGTTCGCGGGAACCACGACACGATGCTCGACGCCGTCGACATCGACGCCGAGGACTCGGTCGTGCTCGCGGACGGCACCGCGGTCTGGCACGGCCACGACGACCCGCCCGTGGACGCCCGCCGGTACGTCGTCGGCCACGAACACCCCGCGGTCGAAATCGAGGGCGCGCGCCACCCGTGTTTCCTCTACGGCCCACAACAGCACGAGGGCAGCGACGTCGTCGTGCTGCCGGCGTTCACGCGGCTCGCGCCCGGGACGCTGGTGAACGGCCTCCGCCGGGACGACTCGCTGTCCTCGATGCTCTCGGACCCCAGTGGATTCCGCCCCGTCGTCGTCAGCGAGGGGGAGACGCTGGCGTTCCCCGCGCTCGGCGAGTTCCGCGGGCTACTGTAA
- a CDS encoding NAD(P)/FAD-dependent oxidoreductase has translation MTDSRIVVVGGGLAGLTAARHLAADGFDVTLFEREEDVGGRVRSRRGDGFVFDRGFQVLFTAYPAARRELDFDALDLRAFSAGATICRGDQRSVLADPLREPGALAETLFNSEVSAMDKLRTVRLRADLKSKSVEDIFAEPDATIEQYLYAYGFSERYVDRFVRPFYGGITLDRDLDTSKRVFEFTFKMLSEGKTVIPAGGMGAIARQLVDAAIEQDARIVTETPVEGVAPGDAAVDVQIPGETVDADAVVVAADPKSSRELAGVDAIPTDARGCVTQHFAVPSGHPLADSDRIHLNAGGEVPTTVAPLSGVAPEYAPDGRALVAATTVGHEDAGDDVRVESDGDLETRTRETLAGWYPAASLGDFELLRTDRLPFAQFAQPPGVHESLPDVRAPDGAVYLAGDYTHDSSINGALESGNAAADAVSADLQ, from the coding sequence ATGACTGACTCACGGATTGTCGTCGTCGGCGGTGGGCTCGCGGGCCTGACCGCGGCGCGCCACCTCGCCGCGGACGGCTTCGACGTGACGCTGTTCGAGCGCGAGGAGGACGTCGGCGGGCGCGTGCGTTCGCGGCGCGGAGACGGCTTCGTCTTCGACCGCGGCTTCCAAGTGCTGTTCACCGCGTACCCCGCGGCGCGCCGCGAACTGGACTTCGACGCGCTGGACCTGCGCGCGTTCTCCGCCGGTGCGACAATCTGCCGGGGCGACCAGCGGTCGGTGCTCGCGGACCCGCTGCGGGAACCCGGCGCGCTCGCGGAGACGCTATTCAACAGCGAGGTGTCGGCGATGGACAAACTCCGCACGGTTCGACTGCGCGCGGACCTGAAATCGAAGTCCGTCGAGGACATCTTCGCGGAACCGGACGCCACCATCGAGCAGTACCTCTACGCGTACGGCTTCTCCGAGCGGTACGTCGACCGGTTCGTGCGGCCGTTCTACGGCGGCATCACGCTCGACCGCGATCTCGACACCTCCAAACGCGTCTTCGAGTTCACGTTCAAGATGCTCTCTGAGGGGAAGACGGTGATTCCGGCAGGCGGGATGGGAGCCATCGCGCGCCAGCTCGTTGACGCCGCAATCGAGCAGGACGCGCGCATCGTGACGGAGACGCCCGTGGAGGGAGTCGCACCGGGAGATGCCGCGGTCGATGTCCAGATTCCCGGTGAGACGGTCGACGCCGACGCCGTCGTGGTCGCCGCCGACCCGAAGTCCAGCCGCGAACTCGCGGGCGTCGACGCGATTCCGACCGACGCCCGGGGCTGTGTCACCCAGCACTTCGCGGTGCCGTCCGGCCACCCGCTCGCGGACAGCGACCGCATCCACCTCAACGCCGGCGGCGAGGTGCCGACGACGGTCGCGCCGCTGTCCGGCGTCGCGCCCGAGTACGCGCCCGACGGCCGCGCGCTCGTCGCCGCGACGACGGTCGGCCACGAGGACGCCGGCGACGACGTGCGGGTCGAGTCCGACGGCGACCTCGAAACCCGGACGCGGGAGACGCTGGCTGGGTGGTACCCGGCGGCGTCGCTGGGCGACTTCGAACTGCTGCGCACCGACCGCCTGCCGTTCGCGCAGTTCGCCCAACCGCCGGGCGTCCACGAATCGCTGCCGGACGTCCGCGCGCCCGACGGCGCGGTCTACCTCGCAGGCGACTACACCCACGACTCCTCGATCAACGGCGCGCTGGAGAGCGGAAACGCGGCGGCGGACGCGGTCAGCGCGGACTTACAGTAG
- a CDS encoding threonine synthase, whose amino-acid sequence METTPAFEGLQCVDCEETFDPETATHRCPDCGGILDPTYDYDSLDVTRETFESRRFDSMWRYEELLPFSRNSAISMDEGATALVSCPTLADEMGVGEVYVKDEGRNPTGTFKDRGQTVAVTAADQHGASDVALASAGNAGQSAAAYAGRAGIDSHVFLPSRSGFANKAMVNVHGGDMTIVEGRIGDAGAAFDDAMDEHDDWYSVKTFETPYRHEGKKTMYYETVEQLDWETPDHVVYPTGGGVGLVGMHKAAKELRDLGLTEELPAMYAAQAESCAPIVRAFQEGRDVHEPWDTPDTICGGIEIPDPGASPLVLDALRESDGGAVATSDEEILDAATLVAKHEGLEMGATCAAAASGASALAEDGAFGEDDTVVILNTGTANKDADVLRSHLMSKGI is encoded by the coding sequence ATGGAGACGACGCCGGCCTTCGAGGGGCTTCAGTGCGTAGACTGCGAAGAGACGTTCGACCCGGAGACGGCGACCCACCGCTGTCCGGACTGCGGGGGCATCCTCGACCCGACCTACGACTACGACAGCCTCGACGTGACTCGAGAGACCTTCGAGTCGCGGCGCTTCGACTCGATGTGGCGCTACGAGGAACTGCTGCCGTTCTCGCGGAATTCGGCGATTTCGATGGACGAGGGCGCGACGGCGCTCGTGTCGTGCCCGACGCTCGCCGACGAGATGGGCGTCGGCGAGGTGTACGTCAAAGACGAGGGCCGGAACCCGACGGGGACGTTCAAGGACCGCGGGCAGACGGTCGCGGTGACCGCTGCCGACCAGCATGGCGCCAGCGACGTCGCGCTCGCGTCCGCGGGCAACGCCGGGCAGTCCGCCGCGGCGTACGCGGGCCGCGCGGGCATCGACTCGCACGTCTTCCTGCCGTCGCGCTCGGGGTTCGCGAACAAGGCGATGGTGAACGTCCACGGCGGCGACATGACCATCGTGGAGGGCCGCATCGGGGACGCGGGCGCGGCCTTCGACGACGCGATGGACGAGCACGACGACTGGTACTCGGTGAAGACCTTCGAGACGCCGTACCGCCACGAGGGCAAGAAGACGATGTACTACGAGACCGTCGAACAACTCGATTGGGAGACCCCGGACCACGTGGTCTACCCGACCGGGGGCGGTGTCGGTCTCGTCGGCATGCACAAGGCCGCCAAGGAACTCCGCGACCTCGGCCTCACTGAGGAGCTCCCGGCGATGTACGCGGCGCAGGCGGAGAGCTGTGCGCCCATCGTGCGCGCGTTCCAAGAGGGGCGGGACGTCCACGAGCCGTGGGACACCCCCGACACCATCTGCGGCGGCATCGAGATTCCGGACCCGGGCGCCAGCCCGCTCGTACTAGACGCGCTCCGGGAGAGCGACGGCGGCGCCGTCGCGACCAGCGACGAGGAGATTCTGGACGCCGCGACGCTCGTCGCCAAACACGAGGGCCTGGAGATGGGCGCGACGTGTGCGGCGGCCGCGTCGGGCGCGTCGGCGCTCGCCGAGGACGGCGCGTTCGGCGAGGACGACACGGTCGTCATCCTGAACACGGGCACCGCGAACAAGGACGCAGACGTGCTGCGCTCGCACCTGATGAGTAAGGGAATCTGA